GTTGGACCCACAGGGCGCGTTGATTGTCCGCGACATGGGGTCGACCAACGGCGTTTACATCGACGATCAAAAGGTCGACAAAGCCGTCATCAGCCCGGGGATGATGATCGAAATCGGCAAATTCAATCTGCGTCTGGAATGGACCGATCTGCCACAGGAAATTCCCGACGAACCCGATGACTACATCGAATTGGACGTGACCGAACGTATGAAAGTGATCACGCCCGAAGACGTGCAAAACTTCTTGGCAAAACAGA
The Crateriforma spongiae DNA segment above includes these coding regions:
- a CDS encoding FHA domain-containing protein, translating into MRDSMVYKFVLVDTASGKDLQQWVLSVPATVGRSPAADITINDSTISRRHCTFTLDPQGALIVRDMGSTNGVYIDDQKVDKAVISPGMMIEIGKFNLRLEWTDLPQEIPDEPDDYIELDVTERMKVITPEDVQNFLAKQKELQQKKKADGS